A DNA window from Streptomyces parvus contains the following coding sequences:
- the sufD gene encoding Fe-S cluster assembly protein SufD, translating to MAEAQNTPVGSTTAGSIAVAAESTVATRMSAPPSFDVADFPVPHGREEEWRFTPLERLRGLHDGTAVATGSGVKVAIEAPEGVTVETVGRDDSRLGRGGTPVDRVAAQAYSSFEQASVVTVAKEAVLTEPIRIAVHGEGGTAFGHQLIELGAFAEAVVVIDHTGDAVLAANVDYVLGDGAKLTVVSVQDWDDTAVHVGQHNALVGRDASFKSVVVTFGGDVVRLHPRVAYAAPGGEAELFGLYFTDKGQHQEHRLLVDHNTPHCKSNAVYKGALQGDGAHAVWIGDVLIQAAAEGTDTYEMNRNLVLTDGARVDSVPNLEIETGEIVGAGHASATGRFDDEQLFYLQSRGIPAEEARRLVVRGFFAELVQQIGLPDVEERLIEKIEAELKASV from the coding sequence TCCCCGTCCCGCACGGCCGTGAGGAGGAGTGGCGCTTCACGCCGCTGGAGCGCCTGCGCGGACTGCACGACGGCACCGCCGTTGCCACTGGCAGCGGCGTGAAGGTCGCCATCGAGGCCCCCGAGGGTGTCACCGTCGAGACCGTCGGCCGGGACGACTCGCGGCTCGGCAGGGGCGGCACCCCGGTGGACCGGGTCGCCGCCCAGGCGTACAGCTCCTTCGAGCAGGCGTCGGTCGTCACGGTCGCCAAGGAAGCCGTGCTCACCGAGCCGATCCGGATCGCCGTGCACGGCGAGGGCGGCACCGCCTTCGGCCACCAGCTCATCGAGCTGGGCGCCTTCGCCGAGGCCGTCGTGGTCATCGACCACACCGGTGACGCGGTGCTCGCCGCCAACGTCGACTACGTCCTGGGCGACGGCGCCAAGCTGACCGTCGTCTCCGTCCAGGACTGGGACGACACGGCCGTCCACGTCGGCCAGCACAACGCGCTGGTCGGCCGGGACGCCTCCTTCAAGTCGGTCGTCGTCACCTTCGGCGGCGACGTCGTGCGCCTGCACCCCCGGGTCGCCTACGCGGCCCCCGGCGGCGAGGCGGAGCTCTTCGGTCTGTACTTCACCGACAAGGGCCAGCACCAGGAGCACCGCCTCCTGGTCGACCACAACACCCCGCACTGCAAGTCCAACGCGGTGTACAAGGGGGCCCTCCAGGGCGACGGCGCGCACGCCGTCTGGATCGGCGACGTCCTCATCCAGGCCGCGGCCGAGGGCACCGACACCTACGAGATGAACCGGAACCTCGTCCTCACCGACGGCGCCCGGGTCGACTCCGTGCCCAACCTGGAGATCGAGACCGGCGAGATCGTCGGCGCCGGCCACGCATCGGCGACCGGCCGCTTCGACGACGAGCAGCTCTTCTACCTCCAGTCCCGCGGTATCCCGGCCGAGGAAGCCCGCCGCCTGGTCGTGCGCGGCTTCTTCGCCGAGCTGGTCCAGCAGATCGGCCTGCCGGACGTCGAGGAGCGGCTCATCGAGAAGATCGAGGCCGAGCTGAAGGCGTCCGTCTGA